In Oceanobacillus sp. FSL K6-2867, one DNA window encodes the following:
- the folK gene encoding 2-amino-4-hydroxy-6-hydroxymethyldihydropteridine diphosphokinase — MNQAYLSLGTNIEPREAYLTEALELLEAMGRVTIVQRSSIYETAPVGYLEQADFLNMVIEVDTPLSSMSLLEYCQSVEQQLGRKRGIRFGPRTIDLDILTFNQENSNVERLIIPHPRMRERAFVLIPLQEIAPQLILPIWEKSIAEMVLDLPETDIKDVRKWTQKGSVEE, encoded by the coding sequence ATGAATCAAGCATATTTATCATTAGGGACAAATATTGAACCTAGAGAAGCGTATCTTACAGAGGCTTTAGAATTACTGGAAGCAATGGGGAGGGTTACTATTGTCCAACGGTCGTCAATTTACGAGACAGCTCCTGTTGGCTACTTGGAACAAGCTGATTTTTTAAATATGGTCATTGAAGTAGATACTCCTTTATCCTCTATGTCGCTTTTGGAATACTGTCAGTCAGTGGAACAGCAGTTAGGACGCAAACGGGGTATCCGTTTTGGACCACGGACAATAGACCTTGACATTTTGACATTTAATCAAGAAAATAGTAATGTAGAACGATTAATAATCCCGCACCCGAGAATGCGCGAGCGTGCATTTGTACTTATTCCGTTACAGGAGATTGCACCACAGCTAATCTTGCCTATTTGGGAAAAGTCTATTGCGGAAATGGTTCTTGATCTTCCTGAAACAGACATAAAGGATGTAAGGAAATGGACGCAAAAAGGGTCGGTAGAAGAATAA
- the lysS gene encoding lysine--tRNA ligase, with protein sequence MSEEMNEQMRVRRDKLNDYREQGLDPFGEKFSRTHLATELIEKYDRYSKEELEEITDTVTIAGRLMTKRGKGKAGFAHMQDLSGQIQLYVRKDAIGEEAYEVFKTTDLGDIVGVTGVMFKTNVGELSVKATEFHLLTKSLRPLPEKYHGLKDIEQRYRQRYLDLITNMESRETFVLRSKIIQSMREYLNGQGFLEVETPMMHSIPGGAAARPFITHHNALDIELYMRIAIELHLKRLIVGGLEKVYEIGRVFRNEGVSTRHNPEFTMIELYEAYADYNDIMELTENVIAHIAKDVLGSTKVTYGDNEVDLEPKWTRLHMVDAVKDTIGVDFWEHMTDEEARALAKEHGVEIRDTMTFGHVVNEFFEQKVEETLIQPTFIYGHPVEISPLAKKNKEDERFTDRFELFIVGREHANAFSELNDPIDQRERFEAQVKERAEGNDEAHLMDEDFLEALEYGMPPTGGLGIGIDRLVMLLTNSPSIRDVLLFPQMRNK encoded by the coding sequence ATGTCTGAAGAAATGAATGAACAAATGCGTGTACGGCGCGACAAATTGAATGATTACCGGGAGCAGGGTCTTGACCCATTTGGTGAGAAATTCTCAAGAACCCACCTAGCAACAGAGCTCATCGAGAAATATGACCGCTATTCCAAAGAAGAGCTAGAGGAAATTACGGATACGGTGACGATTGCTGGACGTCTTATGACAAAGCGTGGAAAAGGTAAAGCTGGTTTTGCACATATGCAGGATTTAAGTGGACAAATTCAGTTGTATGTACGTAAGGATGCAATTGGTGAGGAAGCATATGAGGTATTCAAAACAACAGATTTAGGAGATATTGTTGGTGTAACTGGCGTAATGTTTAAAACAAACGTAGGGGAGTTATCTGTTAAAGCTACCGAATTCCACTTATTAACGAAATCATTACGACCGCTGCCGGAAAAATATCACGGGTTAAAAGATATTGAACAACGCTATCGCCAGCGTTATTTGGATTTAATTACAAACATGGAAAGCAGAGAGACGTTTGTACTGCGAAGCAAGATTATTCAATCTATGCGTGAATACTTAAATGGACAGGGCTTTTTAGAAGTAGAAACTCCAATGATGCATAGTATTCCTGGCGGAGCGGCAGCACGTCCGTTTATTACACATCATAATGCTTTAGATATTGAATTATATATGCGTATAGCAATCGAGCTGCACTTAAAACGCCTTATCGTTGGTGGTTTAGAAAAAGTATATGAAATTGGACGGGTATTCCGTAATGAAGGGGTTTCAACTAGACATAACCCTGAATTTACGATGATCGAACTTTATGAAGCATACGCAGATTATAATGATATTATGGAACTAACCGAGAATGTAATAGCACATATTGCAAAAGATGTTCTTGGTTCAACGAAAGTAACCTATGGCGATAATGAAGTTGACTTAGAGCCGAAATGGACAAGACTGCATATGGTAGATGCGGTTAAAGATACAATCGGTGTAGACTTCTGGGAGCATATGACGGATGAGGAAGCACGCGCGTTAGCCAAAGAGCATGGAGTTGAAATTAGAGACACGATGACATTTGGTCATGTTGTAAATGAATTCTTTGAACAAAAAGTTGAAGAAACATTAATCCAACCAACGTTTATCTATGGACATCCAGTGGAGATCTCTCCGTTAGCTAAGAAGAATAAAGAAGATGAGCGTTTTACTGACCGTTTTGAATTGTTTATTGTTGGGAGAGAACACGCAAATGCATTTAGTGAATTAAATGACCCAATCGATCAGCGAGAACGCTTTGAAGCGCAGGTAAAAGAAAGAGCTGAAGGAAATGACGAAGCGCATTTAATGGATGAAGACTTTTTAGAAGCTCTAGAATATGGAATGCCGCCAACTGGTGGACTTGGAATCGGTATTGACCGTCTCGTTATGTTATTAACAAATTCTCCGTCTATCCGAGACGTGCTGTTATTCCCACAAATGCGTAATAAATAA
- the folB gene encoding dihydroneopterin aldolase has protein sequence MDKIILNQMQFYGYHGLLPEENKLGQRFNVDLELYLDLKKPGHTDNMYDSIDYGHVYQLVQEFVEGQVKKLIEAVAEGIAEKLLAAFDLLAACKVTVTKPDPPIPGHYTSVAVEIYRERSI, from the coding sequence TTGGATAAAATTATACTGAACCAAATGCAATTTTACGGTTATCATGGACTATTGCCAGAGGAAAATAAGCTCGGACAGCGATTTAATGTTGATTTGGAGCTCTATCTAGACTTAAAAAAACCGGGCCATACGGATAACATGTATGATTCCATTGATTATGGACATGTCTATCAACTCGTTCAGGAATTTGTAGAAGGACAAGTGAAAAAATTGATTGAGGCTGTTGCTGAAGGAATTGCAGAAAAGCTATTAGCAGCATTTGACCTTCTTGCGGCATGCAAAGTAACAGTGACCAAGCCAGATCCGCCGATTCCAGGACATTATACATCTGTTGCGGTAGAAATTTATAGGGAGCGATCCATATGA
- a CDS encoding helix-turn-helix transcriptional regulator: MDAKRVGRRIKAFRKLKGYTQIDFAKELDVSIAQIGNIERGTKQPSDEFLELIAKKLSVAKDEITMASHAIPIGNEESKKKE, from the coding sequence ATGGACGCAAAAAGGGTCGGTAGAAGAATAAAAGCTTTTCGTAAGCTAAAAGGATATACACAAATCGATTTTGCGAAGGAACTGGATGTTTCAATTGCACAAATAGGTAATATAGAACGAGGTACCAAACAGCCGTCAGACGAATTTTTAGAGCTGATTGCCAAGAAATTGTCTGTAGCCAAAGATGAGATTACCATGGCATCGCATGCGATACCAATAGGGAATGAGGAGTCTAAGAAGAAAGAGTAA